DNA sequence from the Gemmatimonadaceae bacterium genome:
GCGTCGGCGCAGGGCGCCGAGATCGCGTGCTTTCCCGAAGCCTATCTGCCGGGACTGCGGGGACAGGATTTCGACGTCTTTCCGTTCGATGCGGCGCAGGAGGAACGCGCGCTCCGCAGCGTGGCGCAGTGGGCGCGAACGTATGCGGTGGCCACGATTCTCGGGATGGAGCACGTCACGGCGGCGGGGCGCCAGGTTGCCGCGTTCGTGGTCGACGCCCGCGGCGAGATGCTGGGATACCAGACCAAGAACCAGTTGGACCCGACCGAAGATCGGTTCTACGTGCCCGGCAATACGCGGCGGCTGTTCGAGATCAACGGGGTCAGGTTCGGCGTGGCGATCTGCCATGAAGGCTGGCGCTATCCCGAGACGGTGCGATGGGCGGCGGCGCGAGGGGCGAAGATCGTCTTCCATCCCCAGCATACGGGCAGCCACAGCGGCGGCGTGCGGCTGACGCAGTGGGGAGCGGCCGACGCGCCGTACTATGAGAAGGCGATGACGATGCGCAGCATCGAGAACACCATCTATTTTGCCAGCGTCAACTACGCGTTGCCCTTCCAGGAGTCGGCGACGAGCCTGATCGCTCCGTCGGGCCGGTGCCAGGCGTACCTACCGTATGGGCAGGAGGGCGTGCTGGTGCAGGCCATCGACGTGGAGCAGGCCACCGGGCTGCTCGCCATGCGCTACGCGCCGGAGCGGTATCGGGACGCGACGCCGGAGTGAACGTCGCGCGGGTTCCCGACGCGCCGACGCGGCGAATGTCACGCGCCGCCGCTTGAAACCTGCCAACCAAGTGCGCTCGTAGGGTGTCCAACCGCACAGACCACGCGGTTGCCCATTCTCCCCCCAATCGAGCGGCTCCATGATCGCAGTGACGGCCCTATTTCTCGCGCTGAGTCTTCAGCTGCCCGAAGGCCCGCAGGCCGGCGCAGCGCATGTGGCCGCGGCGCATGCGGCCGCGGCGTATCGGGTACCGTTGCCCACGCCAACCGGCGCGGTGGCCGTGCGGGCCACGGTACCGCCGGTGATCGACGGCAGGGATGACGACGCGGTGTGGCGCTCGGCGCCGCCGATCACGGGCTTCACGGAGTGGCAGCCCACCGAGGGCAAGCAGCCGCGCTTTCGCACGGAGGCCAAGGTGGCGTACGACGCGGCGAACCTCTACGTGTTCGTGCGCGCGTTCGACCCGCATCCCGACAGTATCATCCGCATTCTCGAGCGGCGCGACACGTTCACGCCCTCCGACATGATCTGGCTGTTCGTGGACTCGTACCACGACCGGCGCACGGGCTACGAGTTCGGCGTGAATGCGGCCGGCGTGAAGATCGATCAAGCCATCTACAACGACGGCCACGAAGACGGGGCGTGGGACGCGGTGTGGGACGTGGTCACGCGGATCGACTCGCTGGGCTGGACGGCCGAGTTCCGGATCCCGCTCTCGCAGCTGCGCTACAGCAGGAGTCGCGACCACAGCTTCGGGTTCACGATCGATCGCGAC
Encoded proteins:
- a CDS encoding carbon-nitrogen hydrolase family protein produces the protein ASAQGAEIACFPEAYLPGLRGQDFDVFPFDAAQEERALRSVAQWARTYAVATILGMEHVTAAGRQVAAFVVDARGEMLGYQTKNQLDPTEDRFYVPGNTRRLFEINGVRFGVAICHEGWRYPETVRWAAARGAKIVFHPQHTGSHSGGVRLTQWGAADAPYYEKAMTMRSIENTIYFASVNYALPFQESATSLIAPSGRCQAYLPYGQEGVLVQAIDVEQATGLLAMRYAPERYRDATPE